Proteins from a single region of Bdellovibrio bacteriovorus HD100:
- a CDS encoding BolA family protein, which produces MSKREQRIREILNQSLAPLELGVENESHMHSVPANSETHFKVLVVSEAFEGKSRIDRQRMVNDLLKSELQSGLHALTQKALTPTEWQAQKDTLNFVSPECLGGSKHDRRS; this is translated from the coding sequence ATGTCCAAAAGAGAACAACGCATCCGCGAAATTCTGAACCAGTCCCTGGCTCCGTTGGAGCTGGGGGTGGAAAACGAAAGCCACATGCACTCCGTCCCGGCCAATAGCGAGACGCATTTTAAAGTGCTGGTGGTGTCTGAAGCCTTCGAAGGAAAATCTCGCATCGACCGTCAACGCATGGTCAACGATCTGTTGAAGTCCGAACTTCAATCAGGCCTGCACGCTCTAACACAAAAAGCTCTGACTCCGACAGAGTGGCAAGCTCAAAAAGACACCTTAAACTTCGTCAGTCCGGAATGCCTGGGCGGGAGCAAACACGATCGTCGGTCCTAG
- the ettA gene encoding energy-dependent translational throttle protein EttA produces the protein MSQEIIYTMKGVSKVYPPQRYVLKDIYLSYFYGAKIGVLGLNGSGKSTLLRIMAGVDKDFLGEAFPSKTMKVGYFEQEPHLDEALTVKENIFAGMGELPKVMKEYNAINDKFSDPDLDPDEMNKLIEKQGALQEKLEALGAWDVDQKIEIVMDALRCPDGDLPVTNLSGGEKRRVALARLIMSEPDILLLDEPTNHLDAESVAWLEQYLSKFPGTVIAVTHDRYFLDNVAGWILELDRGEGIPWKGNYTSWLEQKDKRQANEAKDQARKARTLEKELDWIRQGAKARQAKSKARISNYENLLKEASPEKIQEMSIYIPPGPRLGDIVVEAHNITKAYNHKVLLDDVSFTIPKGAIVGVIGPNGVGKSTLFRMITGKEQPDSGTFKVGETVKIAYVDQTRETLDPNKSIYEELSGGADVIQLGTREINARQYVSWFNFSGSDQQKKVGQLSGGERNRVNMAKILKQGANLLLLDEPTNDLDVNTMRALEEALLEFGGSAVVISHDRWFLDRVCTHIMAFEGDSKIEFYPGNFTEYEEDRKRRLGENAGPKRIRFKMV, from the coding sequence ATGTCTCAAGAGATTATCTACACAATGAAGGGCGTAAGTAAAGTATATCCTCCACAAAGATATGTGTTGAAGGATATTTATCTTTCTTACTTCTATGGCGCCAAGATTGGTGTTTTGGGTCTGAATGGCTCTGGTAAATCCACTTTGCTCAGAATTATGGCAGGCGTGGACAAGGACTTCCTGGGGGAAGCTTTCCCTTCCAAGACAATGAAAGTCGGCTATTTCGAGCAAGAGCCTCACTTGGATGAAGCACTGACAGTGAAAGAAAATATCTTCGCTGGCATGGGCGAACTGCCGAAAGTGATGAAAGAATACAACGCGATCAACGACAAGTTCTCGGACCCGGATCTGGATCCGGACGAGATGAACAAGCTGATCGAAAAACAGGGTGCACTTCAGGAAAAACTGGAAGCCCTGGGTGCCTGGGACGTCGATCAAAAGATCGAAATCGTGATGGACGCTCTTCGCTGTCCAGATGGTGATCTGCCGGTGACAAACCTGTCCGGAGGTGAAAAACGCCGTGTGGCTTTGGCCCGTTTGATCATGTCTGAACCAGATATTTTGCTTTTGGACGAGCCGACGAATCACCTGGATGCCGAATCGGTGGCGTGGCTTGAGCAATATCTTTCCAAGTTCCCGGGAACTGTTATCGCGGTCACGCACGATCGTTATTTCCTTGATAACGTGGCTGGCTGGATCCTTGAATTGGATCGCGGTGAAGGTATTCCTTGGAAAGGGAACTATACTTCCTGGCTGGAACAAAAAGACAAGCGTCAGGCGAACGAAGCCAAAGATCAGGCTCGCAAGGCCCGCACGCTGGAAAAAGAGTTGGATTGGATCCGTCAGGGCGCCAAAGCTCGCCAGGCGAAATCCAAAGCTCGTATTTCTAACTATGAAAACCTGTTGAAAGAGGCTTCTCCGGAAAAAATCCAGGAGATGTCCATCTACATCCCGCCAGGACCTCGTCTGGGCGATATCGTGGTGGAAGCGCATAACATCACCAAAGCCTACAACCACAAAGTTCTTTTGGATGACGTGAGTTTCACAATTCCAAAAGGGGCGATCGTGGGTGTGATCGGTCCGAATGGCGTGGGTAAATCCACGTTGTTCCGCATGATCACAGGCAAAGAGCAGCCTGATTCCGGAACATTCAAGGTCGGCGAGACAGTCAAAATCGCCTACGTTGACCAGACCCGTGAAACTCTGGATCCGAACAAGTCCATCTACGAGGAATTGTCCGGTGGCGCTGATGTGATCCAGTTGGGCACGCGTGAAATCAATGCGCGTCAATATGTTTCCTGGTTCAACTTCTCGGGTTCTGACCAGCAGAAAAAAGTCGGTCAGTTGTCCGGTGGTGAACGCAACCGCGTGAATATGGCAAAAATCTTGAAGCAGGGTGCGAACTTGTTGCTTCTGGATGAACCGACGAATGATCTGGACGTCAACACCATGCGTGCGCTGGAAGAGGCGCTGCTGGAGTTCGGTGGATCTGCCGTGGTTATCTCGCACGATCGTTGGTTCCTGGATCGCGTGTGCACGCACATCATGGCCTTTGAAGGTGATTCCAAGATTGAATTCTATCCTGGAAACTTCACCGAATACGAAGAAGACCGTAAACGTCGTCTGGGCGAAAATGCGGGACCAAAACGCATTCGCTTCAAAATGGTGTAA
- a CDS encoding DUF4010 domain-containing protein, translating to MFFALSALQVVGKAFSIWIGRKAGVILTGFLGGLLSSTATTVTLAKESHEPVGSQTLRLAALQSAILAMLVQAAVLIRAGGIAAFELVGLHFAILSLITLSLIGLLWRRKPQSHPVIAGTERILDIRSSLKLTVFIVLILSASKLVQEWAGSQGLMILTFVISLFEVHGSLISTSQLLAAGKVDGFQYERLVEASLMASYVSKFALVATISSSGFRKKALMTLAPGMLFILLHLTSR from the coding sequence ATGTTTTTCGCCCTGTCAGCCCTTCAGGTGGTGGGCAAGGCTTTTTCAATTTGGATCGGCCGGAAAGCCGGCGTCATTCTGACCGGTTTTTTGGGTGGTTTGCTTTCCAGTACAGCGACCACCGTCACGTTGGCCAAAGAAAGTCACGAACCCGTAGGATCGCAGACTCTGCGTCTGGCGGCCCTGCAAAGTGCGATTTTGGCGATGCTGGTTCAGGCCGCGGTGCTAATCAGAGCTGGAGGAATTGCAGCTTTTGAGTTGGTGGGGCTGCATTTTGCGATTTTGTCGCTGATCACTCTTTCTTTGATTGGATTGTTATGGCGGCGCAAACCGCAATCACATCCGGTGATTGCGGGGACCGAAAGAATACTCGATATCCGATCTTCATTAAAACTCACGGTGTTCATTGTGCTGATTCTGTCGGCTTCCAAACTTGTGCAAGAGTGGGCGGGCAGTCAGGGGTTGATGATTCTGACTTTTGTGATCTCGCTGTTTGAGGTGCATGGATCTTTGATTTCGACCTCTCAGCTGCTTGCGGCGGGAAAAGTCGATGGCTTTCAATATGAGCGACTTGTGGAAGCCTCTTTGATGGCAAGTTACGTTTCAAAGTTTGCGCTGGTTGCGACGATATCAAGTTCGGGGTTTCGCAAAAAGGCCTTAATGACCTTGGCCCCTGGGATGTTGTTTATACTGTTGCATCTTACCAGCAGGTGA
- a CDS encoding beta strand repeat-containing protein yields the protein MGKQYVTGITVLFLSSWALATPGSLTYQGRIKNSQGEALEVNGVQFEFSITNPSGTCVLYRETSGAIDMRNSSGVFDVPIGTGTKNYPAAAGFKLLDSFDNSVAIPCEGGGSYTPVADDKRLLRVQFHDGTGWKLITPDNEIRSVPYAGHAKLAQSALKLGSNVASDFVDKASLPVCGAGTYLRHIAPAGTFECTAPVVTGANVSGNIPGSSAGFTGNLTGDVSGTQSATSVDRLKGTPVVNTGLASGKVLKFDGTNWAPADDNSGTAGAITSLTGAVSSSGSPAATVTLNDNTVATAKIQDDAVTTGKILNGTILNEDISAAAAIADSKLATISTAGKVSGSAITSGTIGGSTAINTSGLIQTSSGVRLYNGANYVELKAPALSGNSSYELPAADGTNGQLLKTDGTGKLSWTTVTTSGGTVTDVTATAPLASSGGTTPAISLNDSGVTAGTYNRVTVSAKGLVTAASNATATDLPNVAGDVTSTAGLSNTKVEKIQGTAVAATTPLVGQVLVYDNTKWDTQYFGFGQLRSTVTGNAQMPAACATANKTLNWSSITDTFSCADIAISSTQVSGLGTAAAKNFGTSAGNLVELDGSGKVPAALLPATGDNLGNHTATTHLNMATYNITGAGKVYLADGAWNSPSLTFTNSPNTGISNNGGIMKFTSGGNLAMDLSSTSLTLNGSFGPLMRLGGGSFTAANPTYSFGGYSTSGMFPGTNILGFSVNGTEKLRLASDGMIGVGTTSPTRRLHIVGDGTDYGDDIYLEGVNSETALPQISLTRSRGTTTTRNPLLANDTIGTLAFRGWDNTAHAYSARISSSAETDFATAVNGNLRFYTAAAGTDSERMRITGSGLVGIGTPAPAVPLQVATRVPSSAVHPNRAGIQAVGEGTDVGGRISALVSSTIEMATFSGYQSAGTLAAPTAVTSGQSLTSLTAFAYNGTQYQSGGNASINFVATEAHTASAGGAKIIFNTTNNGATGSTEKVVIDQNGNVGVGVGAPTAKMDVNGGIKQPNYGIISAVRNSGGVTASMPWTNAYVLAHQGEMHQWVAGGPILQDSVTGCNAGPDAGVKFDSIATSWGGPYKVIFHTTGSNGAIHLEWSGWQVSLKNSAGTELAIGMGQVFATLHYDPAVSNWRVEHMFGRINNTNFTCW from the coding sequence ATGGGAAAACAGTACGTAACGGGAATCACAGTTCTTTTTCTTTCGTCGTGGGCTCTGGCCACGCCGGGTTCACTCACCTATCAGGGACGTATAAAGAACTCTCAAGGCGAGGCTCTTGAAGTCAACGGCGTCCAATTCGAGTTCTCGATCACCAATCCGAGCGGCACCTGCGTGCTTTACCGTGAAACCTCCGGCGCCATCGATATGCGCAACTCCTCCGGCGTCTTTGACGTACCCATTGGTACCGGAACCAAAAACTACCCTGCTGCTGCGGGTTTTAAACTGCTGGACAGCTTTGACAATTCCGTCGCCATTCCCTGTGAAGGCGGGGGCTCCTACACTCCAGTTGCCGACGACAAACGTCTTTTGCGTGTGCAATTCCACGACGGCACGGGCTGGAAGCTGATCACCCCGGACAATGAAATCCGCTCTGTCCCCTATGCTGGTCACGCCAAGTTGGCGCAAAGCGCCTTGAAATTGGGATCCAATGTCGCCAGCGACTTTGTGGACAAAGCCTCTTTGCCGGTTTGTGGTGCTGGCACCTACCTTCGCCATATTGCCCCGGCTGGAACCTTCGAGTGCACAGCGCCCGTGGTGACTGGCGCTAATGTTTCCGGAAACATCCCAGGCAGCTCTGCGGGCTTCACTGGCAATCTGACGGGGGATGTGTCTGGCACACAAAGCGCCACTTCTGTGGATCGCCTCAAAGGAACCCCGGTTGTGAATACCGGCTTGGCGTCTGGAAAAGTTTTGAAATTTGACGGGACCAACTGGGCCCCGGCAGATGACAACTCCGGCACGGCGGGAGCTATCACTTCTTTGACGGGGGCGGTGTCCTCGTCTGGCAGTCCGGCGGCCACAGTCACTTTGAACGATAATACGGTCGCAACCGCCAAAATTCAGGACGATGCCGTGACCACGGGTAAAATTCTGAATGGAACCATTTTGAATGAAGACATCTCAGCCGCCGCGGCCATTGCAGACAGCAAACTTGCGACGATATCCACTGCCGGAAAAGTTTCTGGCAGTGCGATCACCTCCGGCACCATCGGGGGTTCCACCGCCATCAACACCAGCGGCCTGATTCAGACCTCCAGTGGAGTGCGCCTGTACAATGGAGCAAACTATGTGGAGCTGAAGGCCCCTGCTCTTTCCGGAAACAGCAGCTATGAACTGCCTGCGGCTGACGGCACCAATGGTCAGTTGCTAAAGACTGACGGCACAGGAAAACTGTCTTGGACCACCGTCACGACCAGCGGAGGCACCGTGACAGATGTCACGGCCACGGCACCGCTGGCAAGCTCGGGTGGAACGACCCCGGCGATTTCACTCAACGATTCGGGTGTCACGGCCGGAACTTACAACCGCGTTACCGTCAGCGCCAAGGGTCTTGTGACAGCGGCGTCCAATGCGACGGCAACCGATCTTCCGAATGTCGCTGGCGATGTGACTTCGACCGCGGGCCTCAGCAACACCAAAGTTGAAAAAATCCAAGGCACAGCCGTGGCCGCGACGACTCCACTGGTGGGACAGGTTCTGGTTTACGACAATACAAAGTGGGACACTCAGTACTTTGGCTTCGGCCAGCTTCGTTCGACGGTCACTGGCAATGCGCAAATGCCAGCAGCCTGCGCAACAGCCAACAAAACCCTGAACTGGAGTTCGATCACCGACACATTCTCATGTGCGGACATTGCCATCAGCAGCACGCAGGTTTCCGGTCTGGGAACCGCAGCGGCGAAAAACTTCGGCACCTCTGCCGGGAATTTGGTAGAACTGGATGGCTCCGGAAAAGTTCCGGCGGCATTGCTGCCGGCTACGGGCGACAATCTGGGGAATCACACGGCCACAACCCATTTGAACATGGCAACTTACAACATCACGGGCGCAGGTAAGGTTTACCTTGCCGATGGCGCTTGGAATTCACCTTCTTTGACTTTCACAAACAGCCCGAACACCGGGATTTCCAACAACGGTGGAATTATGAAGTTCACTTCGGGCGGAAATCTGGCCATGGATCTCAGCTCCACCTCATTGACCCTGAATGGTTCCTTTGGACCATTGATGCGGCTGGGGGGAGGTTCGTTCACGGCGGCAAATCCCACATATTCCTTTGGCGGATACAGCACATCCGGAATGTTCCCGGGCACCAACATACTGGGCTTCAGCGTGAACGGAACTGAAAAACTGCGTCTGGCCAGTGACGGGATGATTGGTGTCGGCACCACTTCGCCGACCCGCCGTCTGCATATCGTGGGGGACGGAACAGACTATGGGGACGACATCTATCTGGAAGGTGTGAATTCCGAAACAGCCCTTCCGCAAATCAGCCTGACGCGTTCCCGCGGCACAACGACCACCCGCAATCCCCTTTTGGCCAACGACACTATCGGAACTTTGGCGTTCCGCGGTTGGGATAATACCGCACACGCCTATAGCGCACGCATTTCTTCTTCGGCTGAAACAGACTTTGCCACAGCCGTGAACGGAAACTTGCGCTTCTATACAGCCGCGGCAGGAACAGATTCAGAACGCATGAGAATAACCGGCTCAGGACTTGTAGGGATCGGCACCCCTGCTCCCGCCGTGCCTTTGCAGGTGGCAACGCGTGTGCCGTCATCAGCAGTACACCCGAATCGCGCGGGCATTCAGGCCGTTGGCGAAGGCACCGACGTAGGCGGCCGCATATCCGCACTCGTTTCTAGCACCATCGAAATGGCCACATTCTCCGGCTATCAAAGTGCCGGAACTCTCGCCGCTCCGACAGCCGTCACCAGCGGACAATCCCTCACCAGTCTTACTGCGTTTGCTTACAACGGGACCCAATACCAATCCGGCGGAAATGCCTCTATCAACTTCGTTGCCACCGAGGCACATACGGCGTCGGCCGGCGGGGCAAAAATCATCTTCAACACCACCAACAACGGTGCAACCGGGTCCACAGAAAAGGTCGTCATCGATCAAAACGGCAACGTCGGTGTTGGTGTCGGCGCTCCGACTGCAAAAATGGATGTTAACGGCGGGATTAAACAACCCAACTACGGAATTATTTCGGCGGTTCGCAACTCGGGTGGAGTCACGGCCTCCATGCCGTGGACCAATGCCTATGTTCTGGCCCACCAGGGTGAAATGCACCAGTGGGTGGCTGGCGGCCCTATCCTGCAAGACAGTGTCACGGGTTGCAATGCCGGCCCTGATGCCGGAGTCAAATTCGACTCTATCGCAACTAGCTGGGGTGGCCCCTATAAGGTTATTTTCCATACCACGGGTTCAAATGGAGCTATTCATCTGGAGTGGAGTGGATGGCAGGTGTCTTTGAAAAACTCTGCAGGTACAGAATTGGCTATTGGAATGGGACAAGTCTTTGCGACCCTTCACTATGACCCCGCCGTTTCAAACTGGCGTGTGGAGCATATGTTCGGCCGCATAAACAATACAAATTTCACCTGCTGGTAA
- a CDS encoding sensor histidine kinase, producing MRDLTFTSEDAYKKRLTYFKVIYFLTLAVSLVYIVKFNLQYKVPDYNSALIPIWVVLLIVPPLCLRLLKNYLISACIMGTMSSLILAYLLYLSGGIEAPGIFWLTAIPLVCGILVGVPGAIGGYLIVFTILWFFWYARSQGFGPNVIADYGDYNREKLFNVVVFLLFSAFNTHYYIRGEKSLMKNLEEKNLDVENLLRVLIHDIANTLSSMTYNLVKAKEDREENPSGAQELDKIERAVDDIVNLLAQVRHLKSVKDGKASMPLKPLNLTMVLNEVYENTVATAQQKGIKMQLDISRDRMPINGEKTILSNVVLQNLINNAIKFSHPGERIDLRAYPTDSEVIIEIRDYGIGIPKEILANIFNLNSQTTRPGTQGEKGTGYGMPLVREYLQMMDGTIEIFSSEETSSSAPSGTRVVLKMPLAKSVL from the coding sequence ATGCGAGACCTGACTTTTACATCAGAGGATGCCTACAAAAAAAGACTGACCTACTTCAAGGTCATCTATTTTCTGACCCTCGCCGTTTCGCTTGTCTATATAGTAAAATTCAACTTGCAGTATAAGGTCCCCGACTATAACTCAGCCCTGATCCCGATCTGGGTGGTGCTGCTGATTGTGCCGCCACTGTGCCTGCGACTCCTTAAAAACTATCTGATCTCTGCCTGCATTATGGGCACGATGTCCTCTTTGATCCTGGCCTATCTGCTTTATCTTTCGGGTGGTATCGAGGCTCCGGGCATCTTTTGGCTGACGGCCATTCCTCTGGTCTGCGGTATCCTGGTCGGCGTTCCCGGGGCCATTGGCGGCTATCTGATCGTCTTTACGATCTTGTGGTTCTTCTGGTACGCCCGCTCGCAGGGGTTCGGCCCTAACGTCATTGCCGACTACGGGGACTACAACCGCGAAAAGCTCTTTAATGTCGTCGTCTTTTTGTTGTTCTCGGCCTTTAACACCCACTACTACATCCGCGGGGAAAAGAGCCTGATGAAGAACCTCGAGGAGAAAAACCTCGATGTGGAAAACCTCCTGCGGGTCCTGATCCATGACATTGCCAACACTCTGTCTTCGATGACCTACAACCTGGTGAAAGCCAAAGAGGACCGGGAGGAAAACCCGTCCGGCGCCCAAGAACTGGACAAGATCGAACGCGCCGTGGATGACATCGTCAACCTGCTGGCGCAGGTGCGACATCTGAAGTCCGTGAAAGACGGCAAAGCCTCCATGCCCCTGAAACCGCTGAACCTGACCATGGTTTTAAACGAAGTCTACGAAAACACCGTCGCCACGGCCCAGCAAAAAGGCATCAAGATGCAGCTGGATATTTCCCGCGACCGCATGCCGATCAACGGTGAAAAGACCATCCTGAGCAACGTCGTGCTGCAGAACCTTATCAACAACGCCATCAAGTTCTCTCACCCCGGCGAGCGCATTGACCTGCGGGCCTATCCTACAGACAGCGAAGTGATTATCGAGATCCGCGACTATGGGATTGGTATTCCGAAAGAGATCCTGGCCAACATCTTCAACCTGAATTCCCAGACCACCCGTCCCGGCACTCAGGGCGAAAAAGGCACGGGCTATGGCATGCCTCTGGTGCGCGAATACCTGCAGATGATGGATGGGACGATTGAGATCTTTTCCAGCGAGGAAACCAGCTCTTCTGCTCCGAGTGGAACCCGCGTGGTTCTGAAAATGCCTTTGGCCAAGTCTGTTTTGTAA
- a CDS encoding J domain-containing protein, with translation MSFQASFKQILREKMGSEPFVNASEESLLNADPSHLAFLIGQVGRKEFNSPRGQYPAPKVRPQRKAHNFSPSQQQAYEFLKSWIFDLPAGFTASELKKAFRQAAMILHPDHGGNAPQFVELKAHYETLRPLVSL, from the coding sequence ATGAGTTTTCAGGCAAGCTTCAAGCAAATTCTCAGAGAGAAAATGGGTTCTGAACCCTTCGTGAACGCCTCCGAAGAAAGCCTTTTGAATGCCGACCCCTCCCACCTTGCCTTCCTGATCGGGCAAGTGGGGCGCAAAGAATTCAACTCCCCACGTGGACAATATCCGGCCCCCAAAGTTCGTCCACAGCGCAAAGCTCATAACTTTTCCCCGTCTCAGCAGCAGGCTTACGAGTTTTTGAAGAGCTGGATCTTTGACCTTCCAGCCGGCTTTACCGCAAGTGAATTGAAAAAAGCCTTCCGCCAAGCCGCCATGATTCTGCATCCCGACCATGGTGGAAACGCCCCGCAGTTCGTAGAGCTGAAAGCACACTACGAGACCTTGCGCCCGCTTGTCTCACTCTAG
- a CDS encoding SWIB/MDM2 domain-containing protein, which translates to MAKAKATKKATTKKAAPKKAVAKKAAPKAAKKAAPKAAAKKAAAPKKAAAPKKAKTARKPNAAFMKALTPSAALAAVVGASPLPRTEVVKKLWAYIKKNNLQDTKNKRNINADAKLKEVFGGKTQVSMFDMTKLVSKHLK; encoded by the coding sequence ATGGCAAAAGCAAAAGCTACAAAAAAAGCTACTACTAAGAAAGCAGCTCCTAAAAAAGCTGTAGCAAAAAAAGCAGCTCCAAAAGCAGCTAAAAAAGCGGCTCCAAAAGCAGCAGCTAAAAAAGCAGCAGCTCCAAAAAAAGCAGCAGCTCCTAAAAAAGCAAAAACTGCTCGTAAACCAAACGCAGCTTTCATGAAAGCGTTGACTCCATCTGCAGCTTTGGCAGCAGTTGTTGGTGCTTCTCCACTTCCACGTACTGAAGTTGTTAAAAAACTTTGGGCTTACATCAAGAAGAACAACCTTCAAGACACTAAGAACAAAAGAAACATCAATGCTGATGCAAAACTGAAAGAAGTTTTCGGCGGCAAAACTCAAGTTTCTATGTTCGACATGACTAAACTAGTTTCTAAACACCTTAAGTAG
- the map gene encoding type I methionyl aminopeptidase, translated as MGIKPLSLEEIKKMTVACRIAADTLTYLDKYIKIGMTTNEIDQLCFDFMATKGAKSACLGYHGYPKYTCTSINEVVCHGVPDDKTILKDGDIINVDVTAWIDGFFGDTSKMYMIGNVSEEAKDLVETARMARDIGIEAIRPNGYTGDIGFETNKLVTRKGYVAVKEIGGHGVGRKFHEEPFVPSYGKKGKGERLVPFHCITVEPMVNQGTDEIIEFDIPGSSIKYYHTADSLLSAQFEHTVLVTDTGYEILTLP; from the coding sequence ATGGGAATTAAGCCGCTTTCTTTGGAAGAAATCAAAAAGATGACTGTTGCCTGCCGTATTGCAGCCGACACGCTCACTTACCTGGATAAATATATCAAAATTGGTATGACCACGAACGAGATCGATCAGCTTTGCTTCGATTTTATGGCGACCAAAGGTGCCAAGTCCGCATGTCTGGGGTATCACGGCTATCCTAAGTACACTTGTACTTCTATCAATGAAGTTGTCTGCCATGGCGTTCCTGATGACAAGACCATCTTGAAAGACGGGGACATTATCAATGTCGACGTGACTGCTTGGATTGATGGTTTCTTTGGGGACACGTCCAAGATGTACATGATCGGTAACGTTTCTGAAGAAGCCAAGGACCTGGTGGAAACCGCCCGTATGGCTCGTGATATCGGTATCGAAGCGATTCGACCGAACGGTTATACCGGGGACATCGGTTTCGAAACGAACAAGCTTGTGACCCGCAAGGGGTATGTGGCCGTGAAAGAGATCGGTGGGCACGGTGTGGGCCGCAAGTTCCACGAAGAGCCGTTTGTTCCGTCCTATGGCAAAAAGGGCAAGGGCGAGCGCCTGGTGCCGTTCCACTGTATCACCGTCGAACCGATGGTGAATCAAGGGACTGACGAAATCATCGAATTCGACATTCCAGGAAGCAGCATTAAGTACTATCATACTGCAGATAGTCTACTGTCCGCACAATTTGAACATACAGTTCTTGTGACGGATACTGGATATGAAATCTTAACTTTACCATAA
- the ahcY gene encoding adenosylhomocysteinase → MKKNAKMKAPTATKTAAKTPVVDYRVSKEAMENPEVFAKLAKWGREEIKIAETEMPGLMALRKEYKKQQPLKGARIAGCLHMTIQTAVLIETLVELGAEIRWSSCNIFSTQDHAAAAIAAAGIPVFAWKGLTEQEFNWCIEQTIVGWGKEGFNMILDDGGDLTNMMHEPRFAKEMKKIIGISEETTTGVHNLEVLVKQGKLKVPAININDSVTKSKFDNLYGCRESLADGIKRATDVMVAGKICVVAGYGDVGKGSAHSLRGLGARVLVTEIDPICALQAAMEGFEVTTMEDAAPLGDIFVTATGCCDIITDKHFMKMKNNAIVCNIGHFDIEIDMAWLNKNSKMREVKPQVDIHTLKNGKQVIILAKGRLVNLGCATGHPSFVMSNSFTNQVLAQMELFNNRDKYQDIAVYRLPKHLDEKVAALHLDKLGVKLTKLSSKQAKYLHMSPQGPFKPEHYRY, encoded by the coding sequence ATGAAGAAAAATGCTAAAATGAAAGCTCCTACAGCAACTAAAACTGCTGCTAAAACTCCAGTTGTTGACTACCGAGTCAGCAAAGAAGCAATGGAAAACCCAGAGGTTTTCGCAAAGCTTGCTAAATGGGGTCGTGAAGAAATCAAGATTGCTGAAACTGAAATGCCAGGTTTGATGGCTCTTCGTAAAGAGTACAAAAAACAGCAGCCTTTGAAAGGCGCTCGTATCGCTGGTTGCCTTCACATGACTATCCAGACAGCGGTTCTGATCGAAACGCTAGTTGAGCTGGGTGCGGAAATCCGCTGGTCTTCTTGCAACATCTTCTCCACTCAGGATCACGCCGCAGCGGCTATCGCGGCAGCGGGCATTCCGGTATTTGCATGGAAAGGTCTGACTGAGCAGGAATTCAACTGGTGTATCGAACAAACTATCGTGGGTTGGGGCAAAGAAGGCTTCAACATGATCCTGGACGACGGTGGTGATTTGACGAACATGATGCACGAGCCTCGTTTCGCCAAAGAAATGAAGAAAATCATCGGTATCTCTGAAGAGACAACCACCGGTGTCCACAACCTGGAAGTCCTTGTAAAACAGGGTAAACTGAAAGTTCCAGCGATCAACATCAATGACTCTGTTACCAAATCCAAGTTCGACAATCTGTACGGTTGCCGCGAATCTTTGGCTGACGGTATCAAACGTGCAACGGACGTGATGGTTGCCGGTAAGATCTGCGTTGTTGCGGGTTACGGCGATGTGGGTAAAGGTTCTGCGCACTCTTTGCGTGGACTGGGCGCCCGCGTTCTTGTGACTGAAATCGATCCAATCTGCGCGCTTCAGGCGGCAATGGAAGGTTTCGAAGTGACAACGATGGAAGATGCAGCTCCATTGGGTGACATCTTCGTAACAGCGACTGGCTGCTGCGACATCATCACTGACAAGCACTTCATGAAAATGAAAAACAACGCGATCGTGTGCAACATCGGTCACTTCGATATCGAAATCGACATGGCTTGGTTGAACAAGAATTCCAAAATGCGTGAAGTGAAGCCACAAGTGGACATCCACACTTTGAAAAACGGCAAACAAGTCATCATCCTGGCTAAAGGCCGTTTGGTGAATCTGGGTTGTGCTACGGGCCACCCAAGCTTCGTTATGTCCAACTCCTTCACCAATCAGGTGTTGGCGCAAATGGAACTTTTCAACAACCGTGACAAGTACCAGGACATCGCTGTTTACCGCTTGCCTAAGCATTTGGACGAAAAAGTGGCGGCATTGCACTTGGATAAATTGGGCGTGAAGTTGACTAAACTTTCTTCCAAACAAGCCAAGTACCTGCACATGAGTCCTCAAGGCCCGTTCAAGCCTGAGCACTACCGTTACTAA